The following nucleotide sequence is from Synchiropus splendidus isolate RoL2022-P1 chromosome 1, RoL_Sspl_1.0, whole genome shotgun sequence.
gagcgcgtgtgtgtgtgtgacagcaggTGTGGGTCCGGCTGGAGCTTGTTGAGTGGAATCTGAGTTCAGTGTCAGTGATAAAAATAGCAGAGTGAGCGACGGACAGCCCGACCCAGTGACTTGGCAGAAGCCCTCCGCCATGCTGCCCGCTCCTTGTTGTTCTCACCAGCTGCTCGACAACAAAAAGCCTTTTTTCTGATGGGATGTGCCTCTTTGAGTAAAGTCTGCACTTTGGTTGGTGAGTTTGTTGTTCCAAACCTGGTAATTGAATGCTTGTATCATTGATTTACACAACTGTGTAGCAGTTGGATAACAAAAACAGAAGCCACATTTGTGTAAGAGCTAAACTGATTGTAAGCAACTATCCATGCTTCAATTTGAATTAAGGCCATGACAGAATAATGGATAAAATGATGgatacttttatttaaacaACGTTATAGTTAAATGCAACTATGAAGAGTTATGACAGTGTAATGCCGCATGAACGCATCACTTTGCTGGACAGATGAGAATATATATGTTATTATCTGACATGCTTTAAGTGGAATTCTTGGATGTTGTTGTCTGCTGACCTCAGCAGCTATCATGTGCCTCTTCTGGTGACACTGTGACCACATGTGATACTTGTTTTGATGCTGGGTTGAGCATTTGGATCAGAAAAAAAGGGGTTTGGAAATCACCCACAGAATAATGAGGAGATGTGAGATGTGTTTGTCATGAGTTGTTGATAGTTATCGTGTTTGTTTCAGTGAAGTTGAATCAGTTGTTGGGACACTTGACCAAAGATGGTGCGCAATGTGGACGACTTGGACTTCTGTCTTTCCTCTCATCCTCAAAGCATCCTTGAAGGCTTACGTTCTTTCTGCTCCAACCCCAAACTAGTCGATGTGACTCTGAGCGCAGGCGGCCGTGACTTCCCGTGTCACCGCGGCGTGTTGGCCCTGTGCAGCGCCTATTTCCGCTCTATGTTCTCTGGTGACTTCGTAGAGAGTATAGCAGCACGCGTGGAGCTTCACGATGTTGACGCAGACGTCCTGGGATCTCTGTTGGACTTTGCCTACACAGGGAAGCTCACCATCAACCAGAGCAATGTTGAGGGTCTgatctgcacctccagccagcTGCAATTCCAGACAGTCAGAGCTGTGTGCAGCAGGTACCTCCAGAACCAGATAGATGCGACCAACTGTCTCGGAATTCTGGAATTTGGGGAGATCCACGGATGCCCAGAGGTTGTTGCCAAAGCTTGGGCTTTTCTTTTAGAGAACTTTGAAGGCGTCCAGCAATGTGAGGAGTTTCTTCTATTGGAGAAAGAGCGTCTGGTGGCTTGCTTGAGTCATGAAGGCCTGCAGATCCGGTCTGAGCACACATGTGTGGAAGCAGCCCTGAAGTGGGTCAAGCACCACAAAGACTCTAGACTCTGCTATCTTCCTGAGCTTCTCGACTTGTCCCGCATCTCAAGTCTCAGCCCGGACTACCTGGCTGACCACCTGCTGAAGGACAGCCTGCTTGAGGAGCCTTCCAGCTGCCGGGAGACCGTGGAGAAGATTTACAGAGAGGTGGGTCCCACATTGCCTTTCGATTTGTCAGAGAACAATGCCTCATATCTTCCACAGAAAATGGAATCGCCCACAGATTCTTGGGTTGACAGTCAGAGTCCCCTTCCAAGCCTGCAAGAGGTGTTATTTGTCATGGGCGGTCGCTCGCTGGATGACTCTGATGAGGATGATAGCTCAGATGAGGAGGACAGAGATCCCCGACTGCAAAG
It contains:
- the klhl30 gene encoding kelch-like protein 30 isoform X2, which codes for MVRNVDDLDFCLSSHPQSILEGLRSFCSNPKLVDVTLSAGGRDFPCHRGVLALCSAYFRSMFSGDFVESIAARVELHDVDADVLGSLLDFAYTGKLTINQSNVEGLICTSSQLQFQTVRAVCSRYLQNQIDATNCLGILEFGEIHGCPEVVAKAWAFLLENFEGVQQCEEFLLLEKERLVACLSHEGLQIRSEHTCVEAALKWVKHHKDSRLCYLPELLDLSRISSLSPDYLADHLLKDSLLEEPSSCRETVEKIYREKMESPTDSWVDSQSPLPSLQEVLFVMGGRSLDDSDEDDSSDEEDRDPRLQRLLLRNCGFYNTRTKQWHELPNFPNPNKWGYSMVSLNNDVYVTGGSRGSNTNTWSTTETWKYITREGRWSTVAPMLRPRTNHASATLNGEVYVIGGTTSDRVEVEHYDPYSNTWTSTCPALKYVTNFTATGCHGKLYVIGSCAVKYNALTMQCYNPVIDAWISICSPFIPKYLSSPRSVCVDGIIYLVADNTKKVYSYDPEANMWQKVQLLHMLHENGGLVTLNGKLFVTGGHWKGMEGDYGVEVEVYNRAANSWEVECFLPRLWFYSGVCTIFLDPSQWPERFPIDST
- the klhl30 gene encoding kelch-like protein 30 isoform X1 codes for the protein MVRNVDDLDFCLSSHPQSILEGLRSFCSNPKLVDVTLSAGGRDFPCHRGVLALCSAYFRSMFSGDFVESIAARVELHDVDADVLGSLLDFAYTGKLTINQSNVEGLICTSSQLQFQTVRAVCSRYLQNQIDATNCLGILEFGEIHGCPEVVAKAWAFLLENFEGVQQCEEFLLLEKERLVACLSHEGLQIRSEHTCVEAALKWVKHHKDSRLCYLPELLDLSRISSLSPDYLADHLLKDSLLEEPSSCRETVEKIYREVGPTLPFDLSENNASYLPQKMESPTDSWVDSQSPLPSLQEVLFVMGGRSLDDSDEDDSSDEEDRDPRLQRLLLRNCGFYNTRTKQWHELPNFPNPNKWGYSMVSLNNDVYVTGGSRGSNTNTWSTTETWKYITREGRWSTVAPMLRPRTNHASATLNGEVYVIGGTTSDRVEVEHYDPYSNTWTSTCPALKYVTNFTATGCHGKLYVIGSCAVKYNALTMQCYNPVIDAWISICSPFIPKYLSSPRSVCVDGIIYLVADNTKKVYSYDPEANMWQKVQLLHMLHENGGLVTLNGKLFVTGGHWKGMEGDYGVEVEVYNRAANSWEVECFLPRLWFYSGVCTIFLDPSQWPERFPIDST